From Actinomycetota bacterium, one genomic window encodes:
- a CDS encoding stage V sporulation protein S, producing MEVLKVSSKSNPNAVAGALAGVLREKGGAEIQVIGAGALNQAVKAIAIARGFVAPSGFDLICIPAFTDIEINGEERTAIKLIVEPR from the coding sequence ATGGAGGTGCTTAAAGTCTCATCTAAATCAAATCCAAATGCAGTTGCAGGTGCTTTAGCTGGTGTGCTCAGAGAGAAAGGAGGAGCGGAGATCCAAGTAATTGGCGCAGGGGCTCTTAATCAAGCGGTAAAGGCCATAGCAATAGCTCGAGGCTTTGTAGCACCCAGTGGATTTGATCTAATTTGTATTCCTGCCTTCACCGACATCGAAATCAATGGCGAAGAGCGAACTGCTATTAAACTTATAGTCGAGCCCCGATAA
- a CDS encoding PHP domain-containing protein, with the protein MGVDLHLHSTASDGAFSPEELVKFAVKLDFTAIAITDHDSIDGIVPALRRAGDFDIEVIPAVELSSDLEGRDIHFLGYFIDYKQEWFLKHLSKLRQARYERAVKMVERLQEMGLEIALKDVLQEAGKGAVGRAHVARVMVKQGCIDSIEEAFERYIGRKAPCYIEKYVYTPKDVIKLIKRLGGIAILAHPGLSQVDEKIPEFIRYGIQGLEVYHSNHTPDDVRKYSKMAREYGLVITGGSDCHGLGSSRGLIMGSVRVPDEVVENLKTLKDLQKITPEIHLK; encoded by the coding sequence ATGGGCGTTGATTTACATCTTCACAGTACAGCTTCGGATGGTGCATTTTCCCCCGAAGAATTAGTTAAATTTGCAGTGAAGCTTGACTTCACGGCGATTGCGATCACCGATCACGATAGTATAGATGGAATAGTTCCAGCTTTAAGGAGAGCGGGAGATTTCGATATTGAAGTAATTCCCGCTGTTGAATTGAGTTCCGACCTAGAGGGTCGGGACATTCATTTTTTGGGCTATTTCATCGATTACAAACAGGAATGGTTCCTCAAACATCTCAGCAAGTTGCGTCAAGCGAGATACGAACGCGCGGTGAAAATGGTCGAGCGGCTGCAAGAAATGGGTCTTGAAATTGCCCTCAAAGATGTTTTACAAGAAGCTGGTAAGGGTGCAGTTGGTCGAGCTCACGTAGCCAGAGTTATGGTAAAACAAGGTTGCATCGATAGTATCGAAGAGGCTTTCGAAAGATATATTGGGCGCAAAGCCCCCTGCTACATTGAGAAATATGTTTATACACCGAAAGATGTAATTAAACTCATAAAAAGGCTAGGAGGAATTGCCATCCTAGCTCATCCCGGTCTTTCTCAGGTAGATGAAAAGATTCCAGAATTCATCAGATATGGGATACAGGGTTTAGAGGTCTATCACAGCAATCACACACCAGATGACGTTAGGAAATATAGCAAAATGGCTCGAGAATATGGACTCGTGATCACGGGAGGTTCCGATTGTCATGGCTTGGGATCCTCCCGGGGACTTATCATGGGCTCCGTAAGAGTTCCCGATGAAGTAGTCGAAAACCTCAAGACATTAAAAGACCTGCAAAAAATAACCCCTGAA